In Streptomyces hawaiiensis, one genomic interval encodes:
- a CDS encoding class I SAM-dependent methyltransferase has protein sequence MARVTMFAMSGRALSFGVVAEAYERFRPGYPVELFELVRAYAGRPVPTALEIGAGTGKATRLFAERGIAVTATEPDGSMLAELRKHVPANVTTVQAAFEDVRPGERYGLVYAAAALHWTNPAGRWSRIAALLEPGGVFASFGGPFRLADPAVEEAVHAARAPFLASDEIPSPDGTPPDHEMQWPGSELQRSEWFTDVQQAEIERRLTMSARDYVGQLSTISAYLILPASEREQAFSRIMRVLPDKVEMAAHITVHLARRHSDD, from the coding sequence GTGGCCCGTGTCACGATGTTCGCCATGTCTGGTCGTGCGCTGAGCTTCGGAGTGGTGGCGGAAGCATACGAACGGTTCCGGCCGGGGTACCCCGTGGAGCTGTTCGAGCTGGTGAGGGCGTACGCGGGCCGTCCGGTCCCGACTGCCCTCGAGATCGGAGCCGGGACGGGCAAGGCGACCCGGCTGTTCGCTGAACGGGGGATCGCTGTCACCGCGACCGAGCCTGACGGGTCCATGCTCGCCGAGCTGCGCAAGCACGTGCCGGCGAACGTCACAACGGTGCAAGCCGCGTTCGAGGACGTGCGGCCGGGTGAGCGGTACGGTCTGGTCTACGCGGCGGCAGCGCTGCACTGGACGAACCCGGCGGGCCGCTGGTCACGCATCGCCGCGCTGCTGGAGCCAGGTGGCGTGTTCGCCTCGTTCGGCGGGCCCTTCCGACTGGCCGACCCGGCCGTGGAGGAAGCCGTTCACGCGGCGAGAGCACCGTTCCTGGCCAGCGACGAGATTCCGTCCCCCGACGGGACGCCTCCGGATCATGAGATGCAGTGGCCGGGGAGCGAACTGCAACGGTCCGAGTGGTTCACCGACGTTCAACAGGCCGAGATCGAACGGCGTTTGACGATGAGCGCCCGCGACTACGTAGGCCAGCTCTCGACCATCTCGGCCTACCTCATCCTGCCGGCCTCGGAGCGAGAGCAGGCGTTCAGCCGGATCATGCGGGTTCTCCCGGACAAGGTCGAGATGGCCGCCCACATCACCGTCCATCTCGCGCGCCGGCACTCCGACGATTGA
- a CDS encoding MarR family winged helix-turn-helix transcriptional regulator: MIRAEAADVPDDGALKTPDRLRRRVSRLLSRLTMRSDRLITEGLARDDARKWHYAVLASLQEYGPASQAELSRRSGIYRSDMVGVLNELAERDLVERAPDPADRRRNVVTISPRGRRHLRRLDKVLDDLQDQLLAPLSPAERDQFVQLLTRLLDHHARGS, translated from the coding sequence GTGATCAGAGCCGAAGCAGCGGACGTGCCCGACGACGGCGCGCTCAAGACGCCCGACAGGCTGCGTCGGAGGGTGAGCCGACTGCTGTCGCGGCTGACCATGCGGTCGGACCGGCTGATCACCGAGGGGCTGGCCCGTGACGACGCCCGCAAGTGGCACTACGCCGTGCTCGCCTCCTTGCAGGAGTACGGGCCGGCCAGCCAGGCGGAGCTGAGCAGGCGCTCCGGCATCTACCGCAGCGACATGGTCGGTGTGCTGAACGAACTGGCCGAGCGTGACCTCGTCGAGCGGGCGCCGGATCCCGCCGACCGGCGCCGCAACGTCGTTACGATCTCCCCCCGAGGCCGCCGCCACCTGCGCCGCCTGGACAAGGTCCTGGACGACCTCCAGGACCAACTCCTCGCACCACTGAGCCCGGCCGAACGCGACCAGTTCGTCCAGTTGCTCACTCGCTTGCTGGACCACCACGCCCGCGGCTCTTGA
- a CDS encoding DUF4232 domain-containing protein, producing MRSRFAAPSARLALAAVAAVAVTATATATATADSRSSTVRACVTKDLTYKVSLKTQAGGYFLVTAKAKSGVTCYLEGVFPSASFGSSADTEVSPAEHAVSERVTLSGSTAAYAGINPKTTNDDHGRQFDFLHLSIAGDETNVVTLALPETATVDRPIATNWHTDPADAVPFSG from the coding sequence ATGCGTTCGCGTTTTGCCGCCCCCTCCGCCCGCCTCGCCCTGGCCGCAGTCGCCGCGGTGGCCGTCACCGCCACCGCGACCGCCACGGCCACGGCGGACAGCCGAAGCAGCACCGTGCGGGCCTGCGTGACCAAGGACCTGACGTACAAGGTCAGCCTGAAGACGCAGGCGGGCGGCTACTTCCTCGTCACCGCCAAGGCCAAGTCCGGCGTCACCTGCTACCTGGAGGGCGTCTTCCCCTCTGCCTCCTTCGGCTCCTCCGCCGACACCGAGGTGTCGCCGGCCGAGCATGCGGTCAGCGAGCGGGTCACGCTGTCCGGCTCCACCGCCGCCTACGCCGGCATCAACCCCAAGACCACGAACGACGACCACGGCAGGCAGTTCGACTTCCTCCACCTCTCCATCGCAGGCGACGAGACCAACGTCGTCACCCTCGCCCTGCCCGAGACCGCCACGGTCGACCGGCCCATCGCCACCAACTGGCACACCGACCCCGCCGACGCGGTCCCCTTCTCGGGCTGA
- a CDS encoding GNAT family N-acetyltransferase — protein MTEIRTPRLVLRRWLDDDAVPLSEIHADPVVMERIGDGTPRSLEETAQDIETWEEEWDEEGFGMFAVELLGSGELVGAVGLSVADAPAEIAGQVAISWRLGRVFWGQGYASEAAHATLEFAVQDRGLDRVVAVCRTNDGASVNVLDKLGMQTEGTAQHPAHGYDLAVYGIDLTQYQE, from the coding sequence ATGACCGAGATCCGCACACCCCGCCTTGTCCTGCGCCGATGGCTCGACGACGACGCCGTCCCCCTGTCCGAGATCCATGCCGATCCGGTGGTGATGGAACGCATCGGCGACGGCACGCCGCGCTCCCTGGAAGAGACCGCCCAGGACATCGAGACGTGGGAGGAGGAGTGGGACGAGGAAGGGTTCGGCATGTTCGCCGTCGAGCTCCTGGGCTCCGGTGAGCTGGTGGGCGCCGTAGGCCTGTCCGTGGCCGACGCTCCGGCCGAGATCGCCGGCCAGGTGGCGATCAGCTGGCGGCTCGGGCGGGTGTTCTGGGGGCAGGGATACGCCTCGGAGGCAGCGCACGCCACCCTGGAGTTCGCCGTGCAGGACCGCGGCCTCGACCGGGTGGTCGCCGTATGCCGCACGAACGACGGAGCCTCCGTGAACGTACTCGACAAACTCGGCATGCAGACGGAAGGCACCGCACAGCACCCGGCCCACGGCTACGACCTCGCGGTGTACGGCATCGACCTCACGCAGTACCAGGAATAG
- a CDS encoding helix-turn-helix domain-containing protein yields the protein MLDASVVAPPERRDTIRHALWESFSRVDIDHHTSPEDIGARMGLGTVGPMKVCSAQGTPVSLRRTARLAREDHEPAVFLGLQVTGTNQVGQYGRQCVVGPGNLVVFESTAPYTLRFEQSFGYLSLRIPREALALPQRTLRKAAAVTLGPGNPTARLAFTYFSQLATSEELRAGTYAESLVGASVELLRAVVTSQLGDSVPGRAASDEMLGLRITQYIGAHLADPGLSAPRIAAAHGISVRHLYNVLSRLGISLGGWIRTRRLAECRQELAGPSGRVQTIASIGRRWGFMDATHFSKAFKQVYGISPRAWRELHHPTPSRRSSPSSLETHTTTASGPGL from the coding sequence GTGCTCGATGCCTCGGTCGTGGCGCCGCCAGAGCGACGGGACACGATCCGGCACGCGCTGTGGGAGTCCTTCTCCCGGGTCGACATCGACCATCACACCTCCCCGGAGGACATTGGGGCCCGCATGGGACTCGGCACTGTGGGCCCCATGAAGGTGTGCTCGGCTCAGGGAACCCCGGTCAGCTTGCGCCGTACGGCGCGGCTGGCCCGCGAGGACCACGAGCCGGCGGTCTTCCTCGGTCTTCAGGTGACGGGGACCAACCAGGTCGGGCAGTACGGCCGTCAGTGCGTCGTCGGGCCGGGGAACCTCGTGGTCTTCGAATCGACCGCGCCGTACACCCTGCGCTTCGAGCAGAGCTTCGGCTACCTCTCCCTGCGCATCCCGCGCGAGGCGCTCGCACTTCCGCAACGCACGCTGCGGAAGGCCGCCGCCGTCACGCTCGGTCCGGGCAACCCCACCGCACGCCTGGCCTTCACGTACTTCTCCCAGCTGGCCACCAGCGAAGAACTGCGCGCCGGGACATACGCCGAGTCACTCGTAGGTGCCAGCGTGGAACTTCTCCGGGCCGTAGTGACCTCCCAGTTGGGAGACTCCGTCCCCGGCAGGGCCGCGTCAGATGAGATGCTTGGTCTGCGCATCACCCAGTACATCGGCGCTCACCTGGCCGACCCGGGCCTGTCGGCCCCGCGCATCGCCGCAGCGCACGGCATCTCCGTCCGCCACCTCTACAACGTGCTGTCGCGGTTGGGCATCAGCCTCGGGGGCTGGATCCGCACCCGCCGCCTGGCCGAGTGCAGACAGGAGCTGGCCGGCCCCAGCGGCCGGGTGCAGACCATCGCGAGCATCGGCCGCCGCTGGGGTTTCATGGACGCCACCCACTTCAGCAAGGCGTTCAAGCAGGTTTACGGCATCTCACCACGGGCCTGGCGCGAACTACACCACCCCACGCCTTCACGCCGTTCGAGCCCCTCATCCTTGGAGACCCACACCACGACAGCTTCCGGGCCAGGGCTGTAG
- a CDS encoding NAD(P)-dependent oxidoreductase, whose translation MRPSPSSTSINSLANLLAHPSRTPLYDRRHNHDYYDRCHSRGWRWRLGLRTSRRRRCVMDVGFIGLGVMGQPMALNLARTGTRLVVWNRTPERCEPLHAAGAEVVASLAEVFGRAATVFLMLADETAVDAALGRGTPDFARRVTGHTVVHMGTTSAEYSRSLQEHIRAAGGRYVEAPVSGSRVPAERGELVGMLAGDDDAVAAVRPLLAPVCRETFVCGAVPGALLLKFSVNLFLITVVTGLAEAFHFAEGHGLDQHLLRDVLDAGPMASAVSRIKAPKLLERDFSVQAAAADVLKNNRLIAEAARKADLASPLLDVCHALYDDTVQRGHGGEDMVAVLRALEARTADAPRR comes from the coding sequence GTGCGGCCTTCGCCATCGTCGACCTCCATCAACTCGCTCGCGAACCTACTCGCGCATCCTTCTCGGACTCCACTCTATGACCGCCGTCATAACCACGACTACTATGACCGCTGTCATAGTCGAGGGTGGCGGTGGCGGCTCGGCCTTCGCACGAGCCGGAGGAGGCGGTGCGTCATGGACGTCGGTTTCATCGGTCTGGGAGTCATGGGGCAGCCCATGGCACTGAACCTCGCTCGCACCGGGACACGACTCGTGGTCTGGAACCGCACCCCGGAGCGATGCGAACCGCTGCACGCCGCCGGCGCCGAGGTCGTGGCGAGCCTCGCCGAGGTCTTCGGCCGGGCGGCCACCGTGTTCCTCATGCTGGCCGACGAGACGGCCGTGGACGCGGCGCTGGGACGCGGCACCCCGGACTTCGCCCGGCGCGTCACCGGCCACACCGTCGTCCATATGGGCACGACCTCGGCCGAGTACTCCCGCAGCCTCCAGGAGCACATCCGGGCGGCGGGCGGGCGTTACGTCGAGGCTCCGGTCTCCGGCAGCCGCGTCCCCGCCGAGCGAGGCGAACTGGTGGGGATGCTGGCGGGTGACGACGACGCCGTGGCGGCCGTACGGCCCCTGCTGGCTCCGGTGTGCCGGGAGACGTTCGTGTGCGGGGCCGTCCCGGGTGCGCTGCTGCTGAAGTTCTCGGTGAACCTGTTCCTGATCACCGTGGTCACGGGCCTTGCCGAGGCGTTCCACTTCGCCGAGGGGCACGGCCTTGACCAGCATCTCCTCCGGGACGTCCTGGACGCCGGTCCGATGGCCAGTGCCGTCTCCCGGATCAAGGCTCCCAAGCTCCTGGAGCGCGACTTCTCGGTCCAGGCGGCCGCCGCGGACGTCCTGAAGAACAACCGCCTGATCGCCGAGGCCGCCCGCAAGGCCGACCTGGCGTCCCCGCTCCTCGACGTGTGCCACGCCCTCTACGACGACACCGTCCAACGGGGCCATGGCGGCGAGGACATGGTGGCCGTCCTGCGCGCCCTGGAGGCCCGGACCGCCGACGCACCGCGCCGCTGA
- a CDS encoding TetR/AcrR family transcriptional regulator encodes MAKAARGPRERMVFSAAQLIRRDGVASTGMREVAVDAAAPRGSLQHYFPGGKTQLVDEAVGWAGGYAAGRVARFLAALPEPTPSGLFAAMVRQWTDEYEADGFAGGCPVAAAMVDCAESVPSTREAASAAFATWTGAVAQALTEMGVATERAGALATLMISSLEGAILLARAERDVRALTTVARELGPVLDAAVSKK; translated from the coding sequence ATGGCGAAGGCCGCACGGGGACCGCGCGAGCGGATGGTCTTCAGCGCAGCCCAGCTCATCCGACGCGACGGAGTCGCCTCCACCGGCATGCGTGAGGTCGCCGTCGACGCGGCGGCGCCACGCGGTTCGCTCCAGCACTACTTCCCCGGCGGCAAGACGCAGTTGGTCGACGAGGCAGTGGGCTGGGCGGGGGGATACGCGGCAGGCCGGGTCGCCCGATTCCTGGCCGCGCTGCCCGAGCCGACGCCGAGCGGGCTGTTCGCCGCGATGGTGCGTCAGTGGACCGACGAGTACGAGGCCGACGGCTTCGCGGGCGGCTGCCCGGTGGCGGCCGCCATGGTGGACTGCGCGGAGTCGGTCCCCTCCACGAGGGAAGCCGCATCCGCGGCATTCGCCACCTGGACCGGAGCGGTCGCCCAAGCACTCACAGAGATGGGTGTGGCCACGGAGCGGGCAGGCGCACTCGCCACGCTCATGATCAGCAGCCTGGAGGGCGCGATCCTTCTCGCCCGGGCCGAGCGGGACGTCCGGGCCCTGACGACCGTGGCCCGGGAACTGGGACCTGTCCTCGACGCGGCCGTGAGCAAGAAGTAG
- a CDS encoding TetR/AcrR family transcriptional regulator: protein MTKQAEGAAERPARGRGRRPADEVRADVFRVVGEVLLKEGIADLTFERVARLSGVSKTTLYKWWPSKGALALDGYFHAVEEALAFEDTGDIRADLTRQLRAFAHIMTGTPAGRVVTELIGQSQTDEDLATAFRSLYSSGRRRLAGERLLRAKEQGQIRDDVDVQILVDQLWGAVYHRMLIPDEPVTDDFVVALVSNLIDGITPPTAAS, encoded by the coding sequence GTGACGAAGCAGGCCGAGGGCGCCGCCGAGCGCCCGGCCCGCGGGCGTGGGCGCCGCCCGGCCGACGAGGTCCGCGCGGACGTCTTCCGCGTGGTCGGAGAGGTGCTCCTGAAGGAGGGAATCGCCGACCTGACCTTCGAGCGGGTGGCCCGCCTGTCCGGTGTCAGCAAGACGACCCTGTACAAGTGGTGGCCCTCCAAGGGCGCCCTCGCCCTGGACGGCTACTTCCACGCCGTCGAGGAGGCCCTCGCCTTCGAGGACACCGGCGACATCCGAGCCGACCTCACCCGCCAGTTGCGTGCCTTCGCCCACATCATGACCGGCACGCCGGCCGGGCGGGTGGTCACCGAGCTGATCGGACAGTCCCAGACCGACGAGGACCTGGCCACCGCCTTCCGCTCCCTCTACTCCTCCGGACGCCGACGACTGGCCGGTGAGCGGCTGCTACGCGCCAAGGAGCAGGGACAGATCCGCGACGACGTCGACGTCCAGATCCTCGTCGACCAGCTCTGGGGCGCCGTCTACCACCGGATGCTGATCCCGGACGAGCCGGTGACCGACGACTTCGTCGTCGCCCTGGTCTCCAACCTGATCGACGGCATCACCCCACCGACCGCGGCGAGTTGA
- a CDS encoding barstar family protein, translated as MMPTVNGGRGQSGQGRYALTESEHGHVWGVCAEVEGLFGEPGRATYELFGWMPDGAEVRGWVGSGVWLVPEDRTIDPWLLEDAESLRQPPRTDALVLTGMDDYMGPPEGHRAPVRVHDGYRWLGSCREFGRVLPGEQAAPSLVLRGLSAGDRLRQALATGTRRALELGEARLEIRDDGGEPLTDRLLRPTRIRAWRPSSHGADLIDLELDEELERPVPGHARPIWNRWLAGPPETPGLWAGLDTRQREAWLELVRERGCRLKHQGRPAGQQYQLDGRHITDTPSLFLALGEAVNGPGGYFGGCVDALADCLRGNFGYTAPATLLWRDVAPAREHLSHVLTPEGEPYDLVALVLEVLAEGHMRVTFA; from the coding sequence ATGATGCCCACCGTGAATGGGGGCAGGGGGCAGAGCGGGCAAGGACGGTACGCCCTGACGGAGTCGGAGCACGGCCACGTCTGGGGTGTCTGTGCCGAGGTGGAGGGACTCTTCGGGGAGCCCGGGCGCGCGACCTACGAACTCTTCGGCTGGATGCCGGACGGTGCCGAGGTGCGCGGCTGGGTCGGATCCGGGGTGTGGCTGGTACCGGAAGACAGGACGATCGATCCCTGGCTGCTGGAGGACGCGGAAAGCCTCCGACAGCCACCGCGTACGGATGCTCTCGTGCTCACGGGCATGGACGACTACATGGGCCCGCCGGAGGGACACCGGGCTCCGGTCCGTGTGCACGACGGGTACCGGTGGCTGGGCTCGTGCCGGGAGTTCGGGCGGGTCCTGCCCGGCGAGCAAGCCGCCCCCTCGCTCGTCCTGCGGGGCCTCTCGGCGGGGGATCGGCTCCGGCAGGCACTGGCGACGGGAACTCGGCGCGCGCTGGAACTGGGCGAGGCCCGGCTGGAGATCCGGGACGACGGCGGCGAGCCGCTCACCGACCGGCTGCTGCGGCCCACCAGGATCCGCGCGTGGCGCCCGTCCTCCCACGGGGCGGATCTGATCGACCTGGAACTCGACGAAGAGCTCGAAAGGCCCGTCCCCGGACACGCCCGTCCCATCTGGAACCGCTGGCTCGCCGGCCCCCCGGAGACCCCCGGCCTCTGGGCCGGCCTGGATACCCGGCAGCGTGAGGCATGGCTCGAGCTCGTCCGCGAACGGGGCTGCCGGCTCAAGCACCAGGGCCGACCGGCCGGACAGCAGTACCAGCTGGATGGCCGGCACATCACCGACACGCCCAGCCTCTTCCTGGCACTCGGCGAGGCCGTCAACGGACCGGGGGGCTACTTCGGCGGCTGCGTGGACGCGCTCGCGGACTGTCTGCGCGGCAACTTCGGGTACACCGCCCCCGCGACCCTTCTCTGGCGGGACGTCGCGCCCGCCCGCGAGCATCTGTCCCACGTCCTGACACCGGAGGGCGAACCGTACGACCTGGTCGCCCTCGTCCTCGAGGTGCTGGCCGAGGGCCACATGCGCGTCACCTTCGCGTGA
- a CDS encoding SDR family oxidoreductase has product MTSTPRTTRRVALVTGGSGGIGKAVVERLAADGFALAVHYAGNKAKAEALVEEITAAGGQAIAVSGDVADEHEMGAAFDAVETAFGGIDVVINTAGIMVLAPIADLDLDDLDRMHRTNIRGTFVVAQQAARRVRRGGAIINVSTSVTRTQLPAYGAYVASKAAVQSIALILARELRGKDITVNTVAPGPVATPLFLEGKDEATIAHFAQATPLERLGEPRDVAESVAFLAGPARWVNGQVLYTNGGLA; this is encoded by the coding sequence ATGACCAGCACACCCCGCACCACCCGCCGCGTCGCGCTCGTCACCGGCGGTTCCGGCGGCATCGGTAAAGCCGTCGTCGAGCGGCTCGCCGCGGACGGCTTCGCCCTCGCCGTGCACTACGCCGGCAACAAGGCCAAGGCCGAAGCGCTCGTCGAGGAGATCACCGCAGCCGGCGGCCAGGCCATCGCCGTCAGCGGTGACGTCGCCGACGAACACGAGATGGGCGCCGCCTTCGACGCCGTCGAGACGGCGTTCGGCGGGATCGACGTAGTGATCAACACCGCTGGGATCATGGTGCTCGCGCCGATCGCCGACCTGGACCTGGACGACCTGGACCGGATGCACCGCACGAACATCCGGGGCACCTTCGTCGTCGCCCAGCAGGCGGCCCGCCGAGTGCGCCGCGGCGGCGCGATCATCAACGTGTCCACATCGGTCACCCGCACCCAGTTGCCCGCCTACGGGGCGTACGTCGCCAGCAAGGCCGCCGTGCAGAGCATCGCGCTGATCCTCGCCCGCGAGCTGCGCGGCAAGGACATCACCGTCAACACCGTCGCGCCCGGCCCGGTCGCCACCCCGCTGTTCCTCGAGGGCAAGGACGAGGCCACCATCGCCCACTTCGCCCAGGCCACCCCGCTGGAGCGGCTGGGCGAACCACGCGATGTCGCCGAGTCGGTCGCCTTCCTCGCCGGCCCGGCCCGCTGGGTCAACGGACAGGTCCTCTACACCAACGGCGGACTGGCCTGA
- a CDS encoding TetR/AcrR family transcriptional regulator: MTTPPSKAGTKGVPRAAREQQVLAAATEEFGRRGYEATTVAAIATRVGVTKPLLHHYFGSKQELYLACLNPVGDRLLHAIRTAMTEPASAARPTSLRVLHALFTALDGQREGWFVLYDATLPPDSEAARRAAYYRRAVDDLAATGTADLLRTAGSSDPLDADALAYAWRGLCTALVRWWVGHPDQSPDAMTQRCARLFAAGRTLLAGASD, translated from the coding sequence ATGACAACGCCTCCTTCCAAGGCCGGCACCAAAGGAGTCCCCAGGGCCGCTCGTGAGCAACAGGTCCTGGCCGCGGCCACCGAGGAGTTCGGCCGCCGCGGGTACGAAGCCACCACCGTGGCCGCCATCGCCACCCGGGTCGGCGTCACCAAGCCCCTGCTGCACCACTACTTCGGCAGCAAGCAGGAGCTCTACCTCGCGTGTCTGAACCCCGTGGGCGACCGGCTCCTGCACGCCATCCGCACCGCCATGACCGAACCCGCCTCCGCCGCACGGCCCACCTCCCTGCGGGTGCTGCACGCTCTGTTCACCGCCCTGGACGGGCAACGCGAGGGGTGGTTCGTCCTCTACGACGCCACGCTGCCGCCCGACAGTGAAGCCGCCCGCCGCGCGGCGTACTACCGCCGTGCCGTCGACGACCTCGCCGCGACCGGCACCGCCGACCTTCTGCGGACGGCCGGATCCAGCGACCCGCTGGACGCCGACGCCCTCGCATACGCCTGGCGCGGTCTGTGCACCGCACTGGTCCGCTGGTGGGTCGGTCACCCCGACCAGTCGCCCGACGCCATGACGCAGCGCTGCGCACGACTGTTCGCGGCCGGCCGCACCCTCCTCGCGGGGGCCTCGGACTGA
- a CDS encoding dienelactone hydrolase family protein, which yields MPTKTLQIPTADGRADAFAAYPDRGERHPGVLMYPDGFGIRPVLREMARELAGHGYYVLVPNVFYRHGPAPVIELPEHIGEEVRPAIFAQLMPLIEAHTAERVLSDADAYLGFLTAQPEVGAGQVAVTGYCIGGLLAMRTAAAHPGQVAAVAGFHSPVGVDGPASLHRLLSGLTAEVHLGHAETDLTPEALGELNHALDAAGVDYTSEIYPGTVHGFTMSDTDAFNASARQHHWDRLLPLLDRTVSSS from the coding sequence TTGCCCACCAAGACACTGCAGATCCCCACCGCGGACGGCCGGGCCGACGCCTTCGCCGCCTACCCCGACCGGGGCGAGCGGCACCCTGGGGTGCTGATGTATCCGGACGGCTTCGGTATCCGGCCGGTGCTGCGGGAGATGGCCCGCGAGCTCGCCGGGCACGGGTACTACGTGCTCGTCCCCAACGTCTTCTACCGGCACGGCCCGGCACCGGTGATCGAACTTCCTGAGCACATCGGAGAAGAGGTCCGGCCCGCGATCTTCGCCCAGTTGATGCCCTTGATCGAGGCGCACACCGCCGAACGCGTCCTGAGTGACGCCGACGCCTACCTCGGGTTCCTCACCGCCCAGCCCGAGGTCGGCGCCGGACAGGTCGCGGTGACCGGCTACTGCATAGGCGGCCTCCTGGCGATGCGCACCGCCGCGGCCCACCCCGGCCAGGTGGCCGCCGTCGCCGGGTTCCACAGCCCCGTAGGGGTAGACGGGCCCGCGAGCCTGCACCGCCTCCTGTCCGGGCTCACCGCCGAGGTCCACCTGGGCCACGCTGAAACCGACCTGACACCCGAGGCCCTCGGCGAGCTCAACCATGCACTGGATGCCGCAGGTGTCGACTACACCTCCGAGATCTATCCCGGCACGGTGCACGGCTTCACCATGTCCGACACCGACGCCTTCAACGCGTCGGCCCGGCAGCACCACTGGGACCGCCTGCTCCCCCTCCTCGACCGCACCGTGTCCAGCAGCTGA
- a CDS encoding dihydrofolate reductase family protein, with product MTATYTFDVFSSLDGYGAAGADWTGYWGKQGPELLDHRLALYNEEQRMVFGANTYRAFAQMLASSTEESDVRDPWVTRMRNLPTTVVSTTLEAPLDWPNATVVSGDAVDVVARLKEESGVPLRSHGSLSLNRALMAAGLVDRLQVTLFPVITGRTGLDPIFQDAADFDLELVENRTLDGHIQELIYRPTLH from the coding sequence ATGACCGCCACCTATACCTTCGACGTCTTTTCCAGCCTCGACGGCTACGGGGCCGCCGGCGCCGACTGGACCGGCTACTGGGGTAAGCAAGGACCCGAATTGCTCGACCACCGCCTCGCCCTTTACAACGAGGAGCAGCGGATGGTCTTCGGGGCCAACACCTATCGGGCCTTCGCACAGATGCTGGCTTCCAGCACTGAGGAATCCGACGTGCGCGACCCATGGGTGACGCGGATGCGGAACCTGCCGACCACGGTGGTGTCCACGACGCTGGAAGCCCCCCTCGACTGGCCGAACGCGACCGTCGTGAGCGGTGACGCCGTCGACGTCGTCGCCCGGCTCAAAGAGGAGTCCGGGGTGCCGTTGCGCTCCCACGGCAGCCTGTCGCTGAACCGCGCACTGATGGCCGCCGGACTGGTCGACCGCTTGCAGGTGACGCTCTTCCCCGTCATCACCGGCCGGACCGGGCTGGACCCGATTTTCCAGGATGCGGCGGACTTCGATCTGGAGCTGGTCGAGAACCGGACGCTCGACGGTCACATTCAAGAACTCATCTACCGCCCCACTCTCCACTGA
- a CDS encoding ZIP family metal transporter has protein sequence MSQVIQAGGWGLLAGSALLLGAVFGFGMRVSQKVIALVMAFGAGVLLSAVSFELVGEAYEQGGLGPAAVGTLAGAAAYTLGNLWLAGRGARHRKRSGHHAEQTQPSEEKNSGSGLALALGALLDGVPESAVIGVSLLDGGAVSLVTVAAVFISNIPEGLSSSAGMKKAGRGKGYVFGVWGAIAVASTASAVLGYAVLGSFSPTVIAGVTAVAAGAILAMIADTMIPEAFQEAHLAIGLVTVSGFLVSFALSHA, from the coding sequence ATGTCCCAAGTGATTCAAGCAGGTGGTTGGGGGTTGCTGGCAGGCAGTGCGCTCCTGCTGGGAGCGGTGTTCGGCTTTGGGATGCGCGTGTCGCAGAAGGTCATCGCCCTGGTGATGGCCTTCGGTGCCGGCGTGCTTCTCTCGGCCGTCTCCTTCGAGCTGGTCGGCGAAGCCTACGAACAGGGTGGGTTGGGCCCGGCAGCGGTAGGGACACTGGCCGGGGCGGCGGCCTACACGCTGGGCAATCTGTGGCTGGCAGGCCGGGGCGCCCGCCATCGCAAGCGATCGGGCCATCACGCGGAGCAGACCCAGCCGTCCGAGGAGAAGAACAGCGGCTCGGGCCTGGCGCTGGCGCTGGGCGCGCTGCTGGACGGAGTGCCCGAGTCGGCGGTGATCGGCGTCAGCCTGCTCGACGGTGGGGCGGTCAGCCTCGTGACGGTCGCGGCGGTGTTCATCAGCAACATCCCGGAGGGCCTGTCCAGTTCGGCAGGGATGAAGAAGGCCGGGCGCGGTAAGGGCTACGTCTTCGGCGTGTGGGGCGCCATCGCGGTCGCGAGCACAGCCTCCGCGGTCCTCGGATACGCCGTCCTCGGGAGCTTCTCGCCCACCGTGATCGCGGGGGTGACGGCCGTGGCCGCCGGTGCGATCCTGGCCATGATCGCCGACACGATGATCCCCGAGGCGTTCCAGGAGGCTCACCTGGCGATCGGGCTGGTCACGGTCAGCGGCTTCCTGGTCTCCTTCGCGCTGTCCCACGCCTGA